The Spirosoma foliorum genome has a window encoding:
- a CDS encoding helix-turn-helix domain-containing protein has product MKKEMNQPHIINSISEWHGIAALPKPEHPLISLIHHADVPVVSDQYWKGNVINLYIISIKKDFKGKLKYGKNYYDFDEGTMTFLSPGQVLAVEEDDSRDCSGWSLLIHPDFIRGYPLEKTIKTYGFFSYEVTEALHLSDKEDALIESLIRNIEQEYHSSIDSYSQDVMVAHLDLLLNYANRFYNRQFITRKHASHDLLTNLEGLLTDYFNSTKVQEMGLPTVHYISDALNVSPNYLSDLLRKLTGQSTQQHIQNKLIEKAKETLTTTSLSVSEIAYQLGFEYPQSFNKLFKSKTQLSPLEFRQSFN; this is encoded by the coding sequence ATGAAAAAGGAAATGAATCAGCCCCATATTATCAATTCTATCTCTGAATGGCATGGCATAGCTGCCTTACCAAAGCCAGAGCATCCATTGATCAGTCTGATTCATCATGCCGATGTACCAGTTGTTTCAGACCAATACTGGAAAGGCAATGTTATTAACCTTTACATCATTTCGATTAAGAAGGACTTCAAAGGCAAGCTGAAATACGGCAAAAATTACTACGACTTTGATGAAGGCACCATGACGTTTCTTTCGCCGGGTCAAGTGCTCGCCGTTGAAGAAGACGATAGTCGAGATTGTTCCGGTTGGTCTCTTCTCATTCACCCTGACTTCATCAGAGGTTATCCATTAGAAAAGACGATCAAGACCTATGGTTTCTTTTCCTATGAGGTTACCGAGGCCTTGCACCTGTCGGATAAAGAAGACGCCCTGATCGAATCGTTAATCCGAAATATTGAACAGGAATATCATTCGTCTATCGACAGTTATAGTCAGGATGTTATGGTGGCCCATCTTGATTTGCTGCTCAATTATGCTAATCGGTTTTACAACCGCCAATTTATTACCCGTAAGCACGCCAGTCATGATCTGTTGACTAACCTGGAAGGCTTGTTAACCGATTATTTTAATAGCACGAAAGTACAGGAAATGGGGTTGCCAACAGTTCACTATATTTCCGATGCTCTCAATGTCTCTCCGAATTATCTGAGCGATTTATTGAGGAAACTAACGGGGCAAAGCACCCAGCAGCATATCCAGAATAAACTGATTGAGAAAGCGAAGGAAACACTGACCACAACCTCTCTGTCTGTCAGTGAAATAGCATACCAGCTCGGCTTTGAATACCCTCAGTCATTCAACAAACTCTTCAAAAGCAAGACGCAGCTTTCTCCACTCGAATTCAGGCAATCGTTTAATTAA
- a CDS encoding mandelate racemase/muconate lactonizing enzyme family protein translates to MRINAVRAYCRDLTLTKPYTIAYQTISAVENVFLEIELANGIIGIGAANPSPEVVGESPDQALQNLQSEWVTSLVGRDIRLFNTLLNEAADHFANAPGTLAALDIALHDTFGQFLGIPIVQFYGQQIHALPTSVTIGIMNVADTLAEATTFYEQGFRVLKVKTGLDVAEDVERIHKLREKFGSKFTIRVDANQGYSLADLQQFLTATQSAAIELIEQPLPVGLEQDLLALPAATRSLLAADESLKGPEAALGLAQQPQPFGIFNIKLMKCGGIRAALDIATIAKPAKISLFWGCNDESRVSITAALHAAFACPNTRYIDLDGSLDLAEDIVSGGFTLENGLMRPSAGAGLGLNRL, encoded by the coding sequence ATGCGCATTAACGCCGTCCGTGCTTATTGCCGGGACCTTACGCTAACCAAACCATATACTATCGCTTACCAAACGATTTCGGCGGTCGAAAACGTCTTTCTGGAAATCGAACTGGCTAATGGAATTATTGGTATTGGGGCCGCCAATCCCTCGCCCGAGGTCGTGGGCGAATCTCCCGATCAGGCGCTACAAAACTTGCAAAGTGAATGGGTAACCAGTCTGGTTGGGCGCGACATTCGTCTGTTCAATACCCTCCTTAACGAAGCTGCTGACCACTTTGCCAATGCTCCCGGCACGCTGGCTGCACTGGATATTGCGTTGCACGATACCTTTGGTCAGTTTCTGGGCATTCCGATTGTTCAATTTTATGGTCAGCAGATTCACGCGCTACCTACTTCGGTTACCATTGGCATCATGAATGTAGCCGATACATTGGCTGAAGCTACTACTTTTTATGAACAGGGATTTCGGGTTTTAAAAGTCAAAACGGGCCTTGATGTAGCCGAAGACGTGGAGCGTATTCACAAACTACGCGAGAAGTTCGGGAGTAAATTCACTATACGGGTCGACGCCAATCAAGGGTATTCCCTTGCTGATTTACAGCAATTTCTGACAGCAACCCAATCTGCTGCGATCGAATTGATTGAGCAACCGTTGCCTGTGGGACTGGAACAGGACCTTTTAGCCTTACCCGCTGCAACGAGAAGCCTACTTGCTGCCGACGAATCCCTAAAAGGCCCGGAGGCAGCTCTCGGATTGGCACAACAACCCCAACCCTTTGGCATTTTCAACATCAAGCTCATGAAATGCGGAGGCATTCGGGCGGCCCTCGACATTGCGACCATTGCGAAGCCCGCTAAAATCTCCCTATTTTGGGGTTGCAACGACGAAAGTCGAGTAAGTATAACGGCGGCCTTACATGCGGCATTTGCCTGTCCAAATACCCGCTATATCGACCTCGATGGCAGTTTAGATCTCGCCGAAGACATTGTTTCCGGCGGATTTACTCTCGAAAACGGTCTCATGCGCCCAAGTGCAGGAGCGGGATTAGGGCTGAATCGTTTGTAA
- a CDS encoding aldo/keto reductase, with protein sequence MSSLKQIELGSQGLVVPAIGLGCMGMTKIAGMDIYGKADEAESIATIHRSLELGGNFLDTADLYGPLANERLIAKAIKGSRDKYIIATKFGYEIDDNEQLTWRINGQPAYVKKAIERSLKNLGTDYIDLYYLHRLDPNTPIEDTVGAMADLIKEGKIGYIGLSEVSAATIKKAHQVHPLTAVQTEYSFFERSVEEEGILATLHELGIGFVAYSPVGRGFLTGSIQSPDDFPENDFRRGIPRFQGEQFYKNIDLVNAIKALAETKGITPSQLAIAWIISKGYVPIPGTKRRTYVAENIAATDITLTAEELEKLEAIVPLGVSTGDRYDAAGMSMVGL encoded by the coding sequence ATGAGCAGTCTCAAACAAATTGAATTAGGCAGTCAGGGACTTGTTGTTCCAGCCATTGGCCTGGGATGCATGGGCATGACCAAGATTGCAGGTATGGATATTTATGGGAAAGCCGACGAAGCGGAATCGATTGCGACCATTCACCGCTCGCTGGAACTAGGGGGAAATTTCCTGGATACAGCTGATTTATATGGTCCGCTGGCTAACGAACGACTCATTGCCAAAGCCATCAAAGGAAGCCGCGACAAATACATCATCGCCACCAAATTCGGCTACGAAATTGATGATAATGAACAGCTTACCTGGCGTATAAACGGCCAACCAGCCTACGTAAAAAAAGCCATCGAGCGATCCCTTAAAAACTTGGGCACCGATTACATTGACTTGTATTATCTGCATCGGCTAGACCCTAATACGCCCATCGAAGACACGGTTGGTGCCATGGCCGATCTCATTAAAGAAGGTAAGATTGGCTACATCGGTCTCTCTGAAGTATCGGCAGCTACGATAAAAAAAGCCCACCAGGTCCATCCACTGACCGCAGTGCAAACGGAGTATTCATTTTTTGAACGGAGCGTGGAAGAAGAGGGTATTTTGGCTACACTTCACGAACTCGGAATTGGTTTTGTCGCTTATTCACCAGTGGGTCGTGGGTTTTTAACCGGATCGATCCAAAGTCCGGACGATTTCCCAGAGAATGATTTCAGACGAGGAATTCCCCGTTTTCAGGGCGAACAGTTTTATAAGAACATTGACTTGGTCAACGCCATTAAAGCGCTGGCTGAAACAAAAGGAATTACGCCTTCGCAATTGGCCATAGCCTGGATCATCTCGAAAGGATATGTGCCCATTCCAGGAACAAAACGGAGAACGTATGTAGCCGAAAATATTGCCGCAACGGACATTACGCTGACTGCCGAAGAACTGGAGAAACTGGAAGCAATCGTACCACTCGGTGTATCAACCGGCGACCGGTATGATGCCGCTGGTATGTCGATGGTGGGTTTGTAG
- a CDS encoding heme-dependent oxidative N-demethylase family protein, whose protein sequence is MLPYFPFGQQFNDKMGTRPLLESDRLIDVDEHYSGQIGLKRTLLTELPAYYFQTQSGYETAHWEVLALVLENLVRFAPDSFTLHQNGANWVWQNHLLNEETVFTFGDSESLPINPLDWVGRQVQEDLLLLAGNDAQLVSGQLCFANDWSLDEKLGLPFSQIHAPIVSIVEPMMRAAQMLMERLPIGRPIWRLNWSVKVSDQLDMTSRHTATIHQLLTNRLPFLPPDTIGNQLYIRVERQTLTRLPRSGAILFSIHTYQNLLANEASDPERAARMAQVFSTTPPALLAYKSMTHFMPELLAYLTRQSEIN, encoded by the coding sequence ATGCTCCCCTATTTCCCTTTTGGCCAACAGTTTAACGATAAAATGGGAACTCGCCCATTGCTCGAAAGCGATCGGCTGATTGACGTGGATGAGCATTATTCAGGTCAAATTGGGCTCAAGCGAACGCTATTGACCGAATTACCCGCTTATTATTTCCAGACGCAGTCCGGCTATGAAACCGCGCATTGGGAGGTATTAGCGTTAGTTCTGGAAAATCTGGTCCGATTTGCCCCTGATTCATTTACGCTTCATCAGAATGGAGCAAACTGGGTATGGCAAAATCATCTCCTAAATGAAGAAACAGTATTTACCTTCGGTGATTCAGAGTCTCTACCTATCAATCCGCTTGATTGGGTAGGTCGTCAGGTTCAGGAAGATCTACTTCTTCTCGCAGGTAATGACGCCCAATTAGTTTCGGGCCAGCTTTGTTTTGCGAATGATTGGAGTCTTGACGAGAAACTAGGCTTACCGTTCTCGCAAATCCATGCGCCTATTGTTTCCATTGTTGAGCCTATGATGCGGGCTGCACAAATGCTTATGGAACGACTGCCCATCGGACGCCCGATTTGGCGACTGAATTGGAGTGTAAAAGTGAGTGATCAACTGGATATGACCAGCCGCCATACGGCGACGATACACCAACTACTCACCAACCGTCTACCCTTCTTACCCCCCGACACGATTGGTAATCAGCTTTATATCCGCGTTGAGCGACAAACACTCACCCGATTGCCCCGTTCAGGAGCTATTCTATTTAGCATTCATACCTATCAAAATCTGCTCGCCAATGAAGCCAGTGATCCAGAACGTGCGGCCCGAATGGCACAGGTTTTCAGTACGACTCCCCCGGCTTTGCTTGCTTATAAAAGCATGACCCATTTTATGCCCGAGCTACTCGCCTATTTAACCAGACAGTCAGAAATAAACTAA
- a CDS encoding serine hydrolase produces the protein MNRILHLPLLAFLISFSYAFGQKGTPLLAPNLKTLDSTLTVLYNRAMFNGVVLVAEKGKVLYTKALGTGNSTTNEPLTTNSAFNLASVSKQFIAMMIMQLQERGKLSYEEPVQTYLPDFPYATITVRDLLNHTSGLPEYFDLAQKYTGPLDTLTNDSMLQLLHQHQPEVIFQPGDRWEYCNTGYVLLGSIITKVGSMPIETFFDKNIVKPLKLKNTYIYYHKSSTMPRNRVYGFRRENGKNVPDDLIRLDGVIGDGNVYSSANDLLTWSQALYTEKLVKAATLKEAFTPVKLNDATTYPYGFGWMIDDSAKVLMHTGSWVGFRTMIIRYTDKKQTLILLTNGGNAAGRIVREAFEGKAPQLPQTHLITNVQLIDGTGATPRKAAVRLRNDRIWEIGELTAFPNESVTDGKGFVLAPGFIDSHSHHVGGLNKQPDALAVVNQGITTIVSGQDGGSYWIDSLQAQLKRNPVAVNIATYTGHATLRQKALGANGLFRTAKPEEVDKMKALLRTEMSKGSLGLSTGLEYEEAFFSNRDEVIQLAQAAADSGGRYISHIRSEDVLIDDAIDEIIEIGRATKMPVQISHLKIALRDKWGQSSQVLAQLERARAQGVNITADCYPYDYWMSTIRVLFPKRDYTNATSAEFAVNQLFDPTQSVLVRFAANPAYAGKTVGNIAQLRNEKPAQTLMGLVAEASAFAQKNPDAEGVEGIMGKSMDEPDVKNFLAWSHTNICSDGAYGGHPRGYGAFTRVLGRYVRDQKLMPLETAIYKMTGLTAEHLGLKNRGLITPGYFADLVLLNPDTVQDNARIGESSALSTGIEAVWVAGKLVYQDQKATGAHPGVFIRR, from the coding sequence ATGAACCGAATTTTACACCTTCCTCTCCTTGCTTTCCTGATTAGCTTTTCCTATGCGTTTGGCCAAAAGGGAACGCCATTGCTGGCACCCAATCTCAAAACGCTTGATTCAACTCTAACCGTGCTCTATAACCGGGCCATGTTCAATGGGGTTGTGCTGGTTGCCGAAAAGGGTAAAGTGCTTTATACGAAAGCATTAGGTACGGGTAATAGTACGACGAATGAACCACTGACAACCAACTCAGCCTTTAACCTGGCGTCTGTATCGAAGCAGTTTATTGCGATGATGATCATGCAGTTACAGGAGCGGGGTAAATTGAGCTATGAGGAGCCTGTGCAAACCTATTTGCCTGATTTTCCTTACGCCACGATTACTGTACGTGATTTGCTCAACCACACCTCCGGACTTCCCGAATATTTCGATCTGGCGCAGAAATATACTGGCCCACTCGATACGCTAACCAACGATAGTATGCTTCAATTGCTGCATCAACACCAACCCGAAGTCATCTTTCAGCCCGGCGATCGGTGGGAGTATTGCAACACGGGTTATGTGTTACTCGGTTCGATCATTACGAAGGTTGGCAGTATGCCCATCGAAACATTTTTCGATAAAAATATTGTGAAGCCGCTCAAGCTCAAGAATACCTATATCTATTACCACAAAAGCAGTACCATGCCTCGTAACCGGGTTTATGGGTTCCGACGAGAGAATGGAAAAAATGTGCCGGATGACCTGATCCGGCTTGATGGTGTTATTGGGGATGGAAATGTCTATTCGTCGGCCAACGATTTATTGACCTGGAGCCAGGCGCTTTATACAGAAAAACTAGTGAAAGCGGCTACACTTAAGGAAGCGTTTACCCCGGTTAAACTGAATGATGCAACCACCTATCCATATGGTTTTGGCTGGATGATAGACGATAGTGCTAAGGTGCTCATGCATACGGGCAGCTGGGTGGGCTTTCGGACCATGATTATTCGGTATACCGACAAAAAGCAGACGCTGATTCTGTTGACCAATGGAGGCAATGCTGCTGGGAGAATTGTTCGGGAAGCATTTGAAGGAAAAGCGCCACAATTGCCACAAACACACTTGATTACGAATGTTCAACTTATCGATGGAACAGGCGCAACTCCTCGAAAAGCTGCCGTTCGCCTTCGAAACGATAGAATCTGGGAGATTGGCGAATTAACAGCCTTTCCGAATGAATCGGTCACGGATGGGAAAGGCTTTGTGCTGGCACCCGGTTTTATCGATAGCCACAGCCACCATGTGGGTGGACTGAACAAGCAACCAGATGCGCTGGCCGTTGTTAATCAGGGGATTACAACTATCGTGTCTGGGCAGGATGGCGGTAGCTACTGGATTGATTCGTTGCAGGCTCAATTGAAGCGGAATCCTGTTGCCGTTAACATTGCAACCTACACGGGGCACGCTACGCTGCGGCAGAAAGCCCTGGGAGCCAATGGACTCTTCCGAACAGCCAAACCGGAGGAGGTTGACAAGATGAAGGCTTTGTTACGAACTGAAATGAGTAAAGGCTCGCTGGGCTTATCGACGGGGTTGGAGTATGAAGAAGCGTTTTTCTCGAATCGCGATGAGGTCATTCAACTGGCGCAGGCCGCTGCCGATTCGGGTGGTCGTTATATCAGCCACATACGTAGTGAGGACGTACTGATTGATGATGCCATCGACGAAATCATTGAGATTGGCCGGGCAACGAAAATGCCTGTTCAGATTTCGCACCTGAAAATTGCCCTGCGCGACAAATGGGGGCAATCATCGCAAGTACTTGCCCAACTGGAACGGGCGCGTGCTCAGGGAGTAAACATCACCGCCGATTGCTATCCGTATGATTACTGGATGTCGACGATACGCGTGTTGTTCCCCAAACGTGATTATACCAATGCTACAAGCGCTGAATTTGCGGTCAATCAACTGTTCGACCCAACCCAATCGGTACTGGTTAGGTTTGCTGCTAACCCCGCTTATGCTGGAAAAACCGTTGGCAACATTGCTCAACTTCGAAATGAAAAACCGGCTCAAACGCTGATGGGTTTAGTAGCCGAAGCGTCGGCATTTGCGCAGAAAAATCCAGACGCCGAAGGTGTAGAGGGTATTATGGGAAAGTCTATGGATGAGCCGGATGTGAAAAATTTTCTAGCCTGGTCGCATACCAATATCTGTTCCGACGGTGCCTACGGAGGGCATCCGCGCGGCTATGGCGCCTTTACGCGGGTATTAGGTCGATACGTCCGCGACCAGAAATTGATGCCACTCGAAACAGCCATTTATAAAATGACGGGCCTAACGGCGGAACACCTTGGCCTTAAAAATCGGGGACTAATTACGCCGGGTTATTTTGCGGATTTGGTGCTACTTAATCCAGACACCGTGCAGGACAATGCTCGCATTGGCGAGAGCAGTGCGCTCTCAACCGGCATTGAAGCCGTTTGGGTAGCTGGAAAGCTGGTGTATCAGGATCAGAAAGCGACTGGTGCGCATCCTGGGGTATTTATTCGGCGATAA
- a CDS encoding APC family permease — MSKLSRSIELRPAILLVVSGIVGSGVFKKVAPMAAELGSPLLVLACWIAAGVVSLTGALTYAEMAGMFPQSGGEYAYFKKVYGRLFAFLYGWGAFTVMRTATIAALAHIFGQSLISLTSLQGDSVELAVKCVATGLITFLSLLNYRGVTFAEGLSRGLIYLTFTAVAVIAFLGFTAKTGSIDHLTQSIPVSATAAHGSLLGSLVVASLGAFWGYDGWNQIAYIGEEVKNPQRNLPIALGVGTAIVVLIYVLLNIVYVYVLPIGQLAGLASSPGKIAAVEVVREAAGWAGALFISILILVTTSNSTNASILMPARVFYAMARDGLFFKAAAVIHPRFKTPSVAILLQSLWAVILVWSGSFDQLTDMLVFASFIFYGATAFGVLLLRYKQPDLHRPYRVIGYPVVPAFFCGCCALLVIMTLINQPREALTGLGLISTGLPFYWFWKSKPPVIESDRVDAVDTI, encoded by the coding sequence ATGAGTAAACTTTCACGCTCGATCGAGTTGCGACCAGCCATTTTATTAGTTGTCAGCGGCATTGTTGGATCGGGAGTTTTCAAGAAAGTCGCACCGATGGCGGCTGAATTAGGTTCACCGTTGCTGGTGCTGGCTTGTTGGATAGCCGCCGGTGTTGTTAGTCTGACGGGAGCACTCACCTATGCTGAAATGGCGGGTATGTTTCCTCAATCGGGTGGCGAGTATGCCTATTTCAAGAAAGTGTATGGGCGTTTATTTGCCTTCCTGTATGGCTGGGGCGCATTTACCGTCATGCGAACGGCTACAATTGCCGCCCTCGCGCACATTTTTGGCCAATCATTAATTTCCTTAACAAGTCTACAGGGCGATTCTGTCGAACTGGCGGTTAAATGTGTAGCTACTGGCCTTATTACCTTTTTAAGTCTACTTAATTACCGGGGTGTTACGTTTGCCGAAGGGCTAAGTCGTGGCCTTATCTACCTGACGTTCACGGCCGTTGCGGTTATTGCGTTTCTGGGGTTCACAGCAAAAACGGGTAGTATTGATCATCTTACCCAATCCATTCCGGTAAGCGCTACAGCTGCGCACGGGAGTTTACTAGGCTCACTCGTTGTGGCGTCGCTGGGTGCATTCTGGGGGTATGACGGCTGGAATCAGATTGCTTACATTGGGGAAGAAGTCAAAAATCCGCAACGAAATCTACCCATTGCTCTTGGCGTTGGAACGGCTATCGTCGTCCTGATTTATGTATTGCTGAATATTGTCTATGTATACGTACTGCCCATCGGTCAACTAGCTGGACTCGCTAGTTCACCCGGCAAAATTGCGGCTGTTGAGGTTGTTCGGGAAGCAGCAGGTTGGGCTGGAGCGCTCTTTATTTCAATTCTAATCCTGGTAACAACGTCGAACTCGACCAATGCGTCAATCCTGATGCCGGCCCGTGTTTTTTATGCGATGGCCAGAGATGGGCTGTTTTTTAAAGCCGCAGCCGTTATCCACCCCCGCTTCAAAACGCCATCAGTCGCTATTTTGCTACAGTCCCTGTGGGCTGTAATTCTGGTGTGGTCTGGGAGTTTCGATCAGTTAACAGATATGCTGGTCTTTGCCTCGTTTATTTTCTACGGAGCCACCGCTTTCGGCGTACTTTTACTTCGCTATAAACAACCGGACCTGCATCGGCCTTATCGAGTTATTGGATACCCAGTTGTACCGGCCTTTTTCTGTGGCTGCTGCGCCTTGCTGGTCATTATGACCCTCATCAACCAACCACGTGAAGCATTAACGGGACTGGGATTGATTTCAACAGGGTTACCCTTTTACTGGTTCTGGAAATCCAAACCGCCGGTAATCGAATCAGATCGTGTGGATGCTGTAGATACAATTTGA
- a CDS encoding Lrp/AsnC family transcriptional regulator, whose amino-acid sequence MLDDIDLRLLTLLQQNAKLTIKDLAEQLGMTTTPIFERIKRMERDGVIANYVALVDAEKVGRSLVVFCNVSMPDYTPENINEFEESVRQMPDVLEAYHLAGTIDYQLKVLMHDIKEYAQFLQQLARLSMIRVHSSAIALYTVKQSTVVPTPTKSSHS is encoded by the coding sequence ATGCTCGATGATATTGATTTACGCTTGCTGACTTTATTACAGCAGAATGCCAAACTGACCATCAAGGATTTGGCAGAGCAGTTAGGCATGACCACCACGCCTATTTTTGAACGAATCAAGCGGATGGAGCGCGACGGGGTGATAGCCAATTATGTGGCTTTGGTCGATGCTGAAAAAGTGGGTCGATCGTTGGTTGTCTTTTGTAATGTATCGATGCCGGATTATACGCCCGAAAATATTAATGAATTCGAAGAGAGTGTTCGCCAGATGCCCGATGTGCTGGAAGCCTACCATCTAGCCGGAACGATTGATTATCAGCTGAAAGTGTTGATGCACGACATTAAAGAGTATGCTCAGTTTCTGCAACAACTGGCCCGGCTTTCAATGATTCGTGTCCATAGCAGTGCCATTGCCCTTTACACGGTTAAACAGTCAACAGTAGTGCCGACTCCCACTAAATCAAGTCATTCATGA
- a CDS encoding DUF1611 domain-containing protein, whose protein sequence is MSNRAILLTDGILSTPNAKTAHGLIRGTDRYTVVGVIDAPTAGQDAGVVLDGTARNIPVFASVDEALAQLGDVSFAIVSVATSGGVLPPTMLTDIRHSLERGLSIVNGLHEFLSEKPDLVALARQYGGQLIDVRRPKSRQELHFWTGEINQITAPIIAVMGTDCALGKRTTTRLIREACGRQGLNAQMIYTGQTGWLQGVKYGFIFDSTLNDFVSGELEHALVSCWRETSADVLLIEGQASLRNPSGPCGSEFLVSGNARHVVLVHAPTRTFYDHEEHWGRIPPVESEINLIKAYGSKVIALALNTEGCSREEAFAYQKQYATQLGIPVLLPLEEGVDAIVPVIQTLTATTHAH, encoded by the coding sequence ATGAGTAATCGGGCTATTCTGCTTACCGATGGCATATTAAGTACCCCTAATGCCAAAACCGCTCACGGTCTGATTCGTGGTACGGATCGCTATACGGTAGTAGGCGTTATCGACGCCCCTACCGCCGGACAGGATGCTGGTGTTGTGCTTGACGGCACAGCTCGTAACATTCCAGTCTTTGCATCGGTCGATGAAGCGCTGGCGCAACTTGGCGATGTTTCTTTTGCCATTGTTTCGGTGGCTACGAGTGGTGGAGTGCTTCCACCAACCATGTTAACCGATATTCGCCATAGCCTGGAGCGAGGTCTATCAATCGTCAATGGCTTACATGAATTTCTAAGTGAGAAACCTGACCTGGTAGCGTTAGCGCGGCAGTATGGCGGCCAACTTATTGACGTTCGACGACCGAAATCCCGTCAGGAACTGCACTTCTGGACGGGCGAAATAAATCAGATTACAGCGCCTATCATCGCCGTTATGGGTACCGACTGTGCACTCGGAAAGCGCACCACCACCCGACTGATCCGGGAAGCCTGCGGTCGACAGGGACTCAATGCGCAAATGATTTATACCGGCCAGACGGGTTGGTTGCAGGGTGTCAAATACGGGTTTATTTTCGATTCGACGCTGAATGATTTTGTATCGGGCGAACTCGAACACGCACTCGTATCCTGCTGGCGCGAAACCAGTGCCGATGTTCTGCTGATTGAAGGGCAGGCTTCTCTCCGAAATCCAAGCGGGCCTTGTGGTTCTGAGTTTCTGGTATCCGGCAATGCCCGACATGTTGTGCTGGTGCATGCCCCCACCCGAACGTTCTATGACCATGAAGAACATTGGGGTCGTATTCCGCCCGTCGAGTCGGAGATCAACCTTATCAAGGCGTATGGCTCAAAAGTCATCGCATTAGCCTTGAATACAGAAGGGTGCAGTCGAGAGGAAGCGTTTGCGTATCAAAAGCAGTATGCGACTCAACTCGGTATTCCTGTTTTGTTACCACTTGAAGAAGGTGTCGACGCGATTGTGCCTGTCATTCAAACCTTAACCGCTACCACTCATGCGCATTAA